The following proteins come from a genomic window of Sesamum indicum cultivar Zhongzhi No. 13 linkage group LG10, S_indicum_v1.0, whole genome shotgun sequence:
- the LOC105171735 gene encoding GATA transcription factor 17-like — MVQAAHQFGQERWSTEVAPPPPGVVPMLGPPLPTAYEEECLPSVPSYIRLRSSQPACSIMDPMMAPYLPSGGMGGPFSAENSGIFTGSGLMLGTDLSSHQELEFQGDNGGLFLPDTMQRVFNCSSELQALSSESQHLVHGGGSTTPLASEISSLEDPTFKVGKLSVEERKRKIHRYMKKRNERNFSKKIKYACRKTLADSRPRVRGRFAKNDELGELARTTGSNHEDDTDEDVSLFSNSNIPDHQRKVNVKEEEDLDSSDIFAHISGVNSFKCNYPIQSWI, encoded by the exons ATGGTGCAGGCAGCTCATCAATTTGGGCAGGAACGGTGGTCAACGGAGGTGGCTCCACCACCCCCCGGAGTGGTCCCGATGCTGGGACCGCCACTTCCGACGGCTTACGAAGAGGAATGTCTGCCTTCTGTGCCATCTTATATCCGCCTCAGATCCTCTCAACCTGCCTGCTCCATAATGGACCCCATGATGGCGCCGTATTTGCCGTCAGGCGGCATGGGAGGTCCATTTTCTGCTGAAAATTCAGGGATTTTCACAGGAAGCGGGTTGATGCTGGGAACTGATCTTTCTTCACATCAAGAACTGGAATTTCAAGGAGATAATGGTGGGCTGTTTCTGCCTGATACAATGCAAAGGGTTTTCAACTGCTCCAGTGAACTTCAG GCACTTAGCAGTGAGAGTCAGCATCTAGTTCATGGAGGAGGAAGCACTACTCCTCTGGCATCAGAGATTTCAAGTCTTGAAGATCCCACTTTTAAGGTGGGCAAACTCTCtgttgaagaaagaaagaggaagatcCATAGATACATGAAGAAAAGGAATGAAAGGAACTTCAGCAAGAAAATCAAg TATGCTTGCCGCAAGACGCTTGCAGACAGCAGGCCTAGGGTCAGAGGAAGGTTTGCGAAGAATGATGAACTGGGAGAACTCGCCAGAACTACCGGAAGCAACCACGAAGACGACACCGATGAAGATGTCAGCCTGTTTTCAAATTCGAATATCCCTGATCACCAAagaaag GTGAATgtgaaagaagaagaggacTTGGACTCCTCAGACATCTTCGCACACATAAGTGGAGTAAATTCCTTCAAATGCAACTACCCCATCCAATCATGGATTTGA
- the LOC105171736 gene encoding uncharacterized protein LOC105171736 isoform X2 produces MDGVSMNVQKESRKDKNTVQYATESLEPKGERLVSNRCGSELDPPQAPISSVRGSTASSSCRELFLANIRGLHSTIPEQIITFDEKYVLHCLELIRYCALSAAAWNSVQKVRVLPNDSSNLAESKTRCLYNMAGLAIECPLVSETDVIVESTDEWPIGSITGSQSMINILKSPLLKEFGSNDFDVNFSRTSLVDAGKPVYSDFPGSPRDLSNPLSHKPQKEVPVLDHRNVSALGHKRLVSISSTNSSSSDKSSSSASAASYQGMLQCTWNDGLPHHVFSVDDKNEVYVANLLRVESLESKVLDYVYTFHSSKKGKKDCDIQELELELVGKMRVSTSITLCSNNSEVRETQFVLSVSSDDPTGELQVSTHVQRKNKRLTSKVVNALLPSHSYKRRSSSKFWGSSAIFEDAPWEPSADMRNSVDWVKARAENIYFLNLELAAIIVKDICKNREEADVGGWGLKFLRKSGNDASLETSVPSKCSRDDGECATSIDVLIPAGLHGGPRTRIGGPSSLTERWISGGRCDCGGWDIGCPITVLNIRSSSADSSSEMADSGECKSTDLFIQGSKQEVPALKMVNIHEGLYYIHFQSTLSTLQSFAITAAIIHSRSPLLRSKVYRR; encoded by the exons ATGGACGGTGTAAGCATGAACGTCCAGAAAGAGAGTAGGAAGGACAAGAACACAGTGCAGTATGCTACTGAAAGTCTAGAACCGAAAGGAGAAAGACTTGTTTCCAACAGATGCGGGAGTGAATTAGATCCTCCGCAAGCTCCGATATCAAGTGTTAGAGGATCAACAGCAAGTTCTTCCTGCCGGGAGTTGTTTCTTGCAAATATTCGTGGTCTCCATAGTACTATCCCTGAGCAAATTATCACATTCGATGAAAAGTATGTTCTTCATTGCCTTGAATTGATACGGTATTGTGCATTGAGTGCTGCAGCTTGGAATTCTGTCCAGAAAGTGCGTGTTTTGCCTAATGACTCGAGTAATTTAGCAGAAAGCAAAACTAGATGTTTGTATAATATGGCTGGATTAGCTATTGAATGTCCTTTGGTTTCTGAAACCGACGTAATCGTTGAATCTACTGATGAGTGGCCTATTGGCAGCATCACGGGTAGCCAGAGCATGATAAACATCCTGAAGAGCCCTTTGCTTAAAGAATTTGGCTCGAATGACTTTGATGTCAATTTTAGTCGAACAAGTTTAGTTGATGCTGGCAAACCAGTTTATTCTGACTTCCCTGGCTCTCCACGTGATTTAAGCAATCCGTTATCGCATAAGCCCCAAAAGGAGGTACCAGTTCTTGATCATAGAAATGTATCTGCACTGGGGCATAAAAGGCTTGTTTCTATATCGAGCACAAACTCGAGTTCCTCTGACAAGTCATCTTCTTCTGCATCGGCTGCTTCATATCAGGGAATGCTGcagtgtacgtggaatgatgGGTTACCGCACCATGTTTTCAGCGTCGATGATAAGAACGAGGTTTATGTAGCCAACTTGTTGAGAGTCGAGTCTTTGGAATCCAAGGTTTTGGATTATGTCTACACTTTCCATTCAAGTAAAAAAGGCAAGAAAGACTGTGATATTCAAGAACTCGAGCTGGAACTTGTCGGCAAGATGCGCGTTTCTACTTCAATCACATTGTGTTCAAATAATTCAGAAGTCCGGGAGACTCAGTTTGTTCTGTCAGTTTCCAGTGATGATCCAACAGGGGAGCTTCAAGTCTCGACTCATGTCCAACGGAAGAATAAGAGATTGACAAGTAAGGTGGTCAATGCTCTCCTGCCCAGCCACTCTTATAAACGAAGATCATCTTCGAAATTTTGGGGGTCAAGTGCTATTTTTGAAGATGCTCCTTGGGAGCCATCTGCAGACATGCGTAACAGTGTCGATTGGGTCAAGGCCAGAGCAGAAAACATTTATTTCCTGAATCTTGAGTTGGCTGCCATTATCGTAAAAGACATCTGCAAGAACCGTGAGGAGGCTGACGTAGGAGGATGGGGGCTGAAATTCCTCAGAAAATCAGGGAATGATGCTTCTCTAGAAACTTCCGTACCTTCCAAATGCTCCCGAGATGATGGGGAATGCGCAACGAGCATAGACGTTCTAATTCCTGCAGGCCTTCACGGTGGACCAAGAACAAGAATCGGTGGCCCTTCAAGTCTTACTGAGAGGTGGATCTCTGGTGGCCGTTGCGATTGCGGTGGCTGGGATATCGGCTGCCCAATAACAGTTCTCAACATCAGGTCAAGTAGTGCGGATTCTTCATCTGAGATGGCTGATTCAGGGGAATGCAAGTCCACTGATCTCTTCATTCAG GGTTCAAAACAAGAAGTACCAGCATTGAAAATGGTGAATATCCACGAGGGTTTGTACTACATCCATTTCCAATCAACTCTGTCGACACTGCAGTCTTTTGCTATTACTGCTGCTATTATTCATTCTCGTAGTCCCCTTCTTCGATCAAAAGTGTACAGGAGGTGA
- the LOC105171792 gene encoding probable disease resistance protein At1g58602, with protein sequence MTTVSAVRTVVERLDYLLLADDGVPARYAGDLRAGIVQLRLDLSAIEEFLIEADGSKNIINGDLRKRVTHLAYEIEDAVECYARQEATGKSSGGLIISYLLEYCFTGRSLHKDLYIFRSRIDQLKHFMDAVNPVARAGARQISSSSNLDEQEQVIGANIDHSPPVLIGMEENKERLRSYLLGGGKPELSVIAIRGMGGIGKTTLAKLLYNDPLLVKHFDNRAWAAIGQDFQARDILETMLLSLASGLRSKNEIAEMETMELMEQLYQAQKGRRYLIVLDDLWSEEAWDNLRFAFPDDCNGSRILITTWSIRVAAIATDVLEVRPLGMAESWQLFEIKSGLNDPDIEYIAADKMEVIGKEIVRHCAGVPLAIAVIGGILRAKNLEYWDLILHRLQQDFQNLHQDFQRTVKSVLHTIILSYKELPFHLKPCFIYLGHFPPDQAISVEILYLLWMAEGLISAGDESGKARIEVAEDYFNELVNRSLVIVEEQEQASSSRRFKSCQVHDLIRDLCEWKGTREEFFQVIDFGPGNKKSSSTHRVAIYLNKFEDRNDFSVNVPEAKHIRAILFFDTEKSLPRSTWPREFSDLKGFQWTRVLNFDGVDFRVRKLPRGIEKLVYLRYLGFQGCYLLEFPSALSNFPFLETLDLRVRVSCVMTIPNVLRKLSRLRHLYFPSAFQSDTKDKLKLDSLKKLEILENFNASICDADDLLQLENLQILTGIVDGHNVDLKNTISTLNRVKLLGRSSIVVKNFDSYSVARLSIVAALLECNALNALDIEGYIGELPLHREIGSNFTELVFNGSEFKQDPMPVLGKLPNLRSLVLCNDAFVGKQMVCCELNFPQLRRLKLVTLHLIEELEMQTGALARLTILTIEQCDRLETIPYKLAGIPTLTTLMIGSMPEGFQNGVNKLIEETRELANDELTVTFYDC encoded by the exons ATGACGACGGTCTCCGCTGTGCGTACGGTTGTGGAAAGGcttgattatttacttttggCTGATGATGGAGTTCCGGCGAGATATGCAGGAGATTTGAGGGCTGGAATTGTACAGCTCCGGTTAGATCTCAGTGCAATAGAAGAATTCTTAATCGAGGCAGATGGaagtaaaaatatcattaatggGGACTTGAGGAAACGAGTAACGCACCTAGCTTATGAGATCGAGGATGCTGTAGAATGTTACGCCCGACAGGAGGCTACAGGGAAATCATCAGGTGGTCTGATCATCAGTTACCTTCTCGAGTATTGCTTCACGGGCAGGAGCCTCCATAAGGATCTTTACATCTTCAGGAGCAGAATCGATCAGCTCAAACATTTCATGGACGCCGTCAATCCAGTAGCAAGAGCTGGTGCAAGACAAATATCCAGCAGCAGTAATTTGGATGAGCAAGAACAAGTAATTGGTGCAAATATTGATCATTCGCCGCCTGTCCTCAtcgggatggaggaaaataaAGAGAGGTTGAGGTCGTATTTGCTGGGAGGAGGAAAACCTGAGTTGTCAGTGATTGCAATACGGGGTATGGGAGGTATCGGGAAGACGACTCTGGCAAAATTGTTGTACAATGACCCTTTGCTGGTGAAACATTTTGACAACCGTGCTTGGGCTGCAATAGGGCAGGACTTTCAGGCCAGAGATATTCTGGAGACTATGTTGCTCTCTCTTGCTTCGGGCCTGCGGAGTAAGAATGAGATCGCAGAGATGGAAACCATGGAGTTGATGGAGCAGCTTTACCAAGCCCAAAAGGGCAGGAGATACCTTATTGTTTTGGATGATCTCTGGTCTGAGGAGGCCTGGGACAACTTGCGGTTTGCCTTCCCGGATGACTGTAATGGAAGCAGAATTCTGATCACAACCTGGTCGATAAGAGTGGCAGCAATAGCCACAGATGTACTGGAGGTGCGCCCGTTGGGCATGGCAGAGAGTTGGCAACTGTTCGAAATCAAATCTGGACTGAATGACCCAG ACATTGAGTACATTGCAGCTGATAAGATGGAGGTGATTGGGAAGGAAATAGTCCGACATTGCGCAGGCGTCCCATTAGCTATAGCTGTGATCGGTGGTATCTTGAGGGCGAAGAATTTGGAATACTGGGATCTGATACTGCACAGACTGCAGCAAGACTTTCAAAACCTGCACCAAGACTTTCAACGTACTGTTAAGTCGGTATTGCATACTATAATTTTGAGCTACAAAGAATTACCATTTCATTTGAAGCCGTGTTTTATTTACTTGGGACATTTCCCACCGGATCAGGCTATATCAGTCGAAATATTGTACTTATTGTGGATGGCTGAAGGGCTGATATCAGCGGGAGATGAAAGTGGTAAAGCAAGAATTGAAGTTGCTGAAGATTATTTTAACGAATTGGTGAATAGAAGCTTGGTGATAGTGGAGGAACAGGAGCAGGCGTCATCCTCGAGAAGGTTCAAATCATGCCAGGTTCATGATCTAATACGTGATCTCTGTGAATGGAAAGGCACACGAGAAGAGTTTTTTCAGGTTATTGATTTTGGACCTGGAAATAAAAAGAGCTCCTCAACACACAGAGTTGCCATATATTTGAACAAGTTTGAAGATAGAAACGACTTTTCTGTAAACGTTCCTGAGGCCAAGCATATTAGAGctattcttttctttgataCAGAAAAATCTCTGCCTAGATCAACCTGGCCTAGAGAGTTTTCTGACCTTAAGGGGTTCCAATGGACAAGAGTTTTGAACTTTGATGGAGTTGATTTTCGAGTTAGAAAGCTTCCAAGAGGTATAGAGAAACTAGTTTACTTGAGGTACCTAGGTTTCCAAGGATGCTATCTCCTGGAGTTTCCATCTGCTTTAAGCAACTTTCCGTTCTTGGAAACGTTGGACTTACGTGTAAGAGTTTCCTGTGTAATGACTATACCGAATGTCCTGAGGAAGCTATCAAGATTGAGGCATCTATACTTTCCTTCAGCATTTCAAAGTGATACTAAAGATAAGTTGAAGCTGGACAGTTTGAAAAAGCTTGAAATACTTGAAAACTTCAATGCTAGCATATGTGATGCGGATGATCTCCTACAGCTTGAAAACCTTCAAATTCTGACAGGGATTGTGGATGGGCACAATGTGGACTTAAAGAACACTATCAGCACTTTGAATAGAGTTAAATTATTAGGCCGGTCGTCAATTGTGGTGAAAAACTTCGATTCTTACTCGGTGGCAAGGCTCTCTATTGTGGCAGCATTGCTAGAGTGTAACGCGCTTAATGCTTTGGACATAGAGGGATACATTGGTGAGTTACCACTTCATCGGGAGATTGGTTCAAATTTCACTGAGCTGGTGTTTAATGGATCTGAATTCAAACAAGACCCAATGCCAGTGCTAGGGAAGCTTCCCAATCTCAGGAGCCTTGTCCTGTGCAATGATGCATTTGTAGGAAAGCAAATGGTGTGTTGTGAGCTAAATTTCCCCCAACTCAGACGTCTTAAACTGGTAACGCTGCATTTGATAGAGGAGTTGGAGATGCAGACAGGAGCCTTGGCAAGGCTTACTATTTTGACAATCGAGCAGTGTGATAGATTGGAAACGATCCCTTATAAACTGGCAGGAATACCAACTCTCACGACATTGATGATCGGATCAATGCCAGAAGGATTCCAGAACGGAGTTAATAAACTCATCGAGGAAACGAGGGAATTAGCCAACGATGAGCTGACCGTCACGTTCTACGATTGTTGA
- the LOC105171736 gene encoding uncharacterized protein LOC105171736 isoform X1, with amino-acid sequence MDGVSMNVQKESRKDKNTVQYATESLEPKGERLVSNRCGSELDPPQAPISSVRGSTASSSCRELFLANIRGLHSTIPEQIITFDEKYVLHCLELIRYCALSAAAWNSVQKVRVLPNDSSNLAESKTRCLYNMAGLAIECPLVSETDVIVESTDEWPIGSITGSQSMINILKSPLLKEFGSNDFDVNFSRTSLVDAGKPVYSDFPGSPRDLSNPLSHKPQKEVPVLDHRNVSALGHKRLVSISSTNSSSSDKSSSSASAASYQGMLQCTWNDGLPHHVFSVDDKNEVYVANLLRVESLESKVLDYVYTFHSSKKGKKDCDIQELELELVGKMRVSTSITLCSNNSEVRETQFVLSVSSDDPTGELQVSTHVQRKNKRLTSKVVNALLPSHSYKRRSSSKFWGSSAIFEDAPWEPSADMRNSVDWVKARAENIYFLNLELAAIIVKDICKNREEADVGGWGLKFLRKSGNDASLETSVPSKCSRDDGECATSIDVLIPAGLHGGPRTRIGGPSSLTERWISGGRCDCGGWDIGCPITVLNIRSSSADSSSEMADSGECKSTDLFIQGSKQEVPALKMVNIHEGLYYIHFQSTLSTLQSFAITAAIIHSRSPLLRSKVYRSDGAENPFK; translated from the exons ATGGACGGTGTAAGCATGAACGTCCAGAAAGAGAGTAGGAAGGACAAGAACACAGTGCAGTATGCTACTGAAAGTCTAGAACCGAAAGGAGAAAGACTTGTTTCCAACAGATGCGGGAGTGAATTAGATCCTCCGCAAGCTCCGATATCAAGTGTTAGAGGATCAACAGCAAGTTCTTCCTGCCGGGAGTTGTTTCTTGCAAATATTCGTGGTCTCCATAGTACTATCCCTGAGCAAATTATCACATTCGATGAAAAGTATGTTCTTCATTGCCTTGAATTGATACGGTATTGTGCATTGAGTGCTGCAGCTTGGAATTCTGTCCAGAAAGTGCGTGTTTTGCCTAATGACTCGAGTAATTTAGCAGAAAGCAAAACTAGATGTTTGTATAATATGGCTGGATTAGCTATTGAATGTCCTTTGGTTTCTGAAACCGACGTAATCGTTGAATCTACTGATGAGTGGCCTATTGGCAGCATCACGGGTAGCCAGAGCATGATAAACATCCTGAAGAGCCCTTTGCTTAAAGAATTTGGCTCGAATGACTTTGATGTCAATTTTAGTCGAACAAGTTTAGTTGATGCTGGCAAACCAGTTTATTCTGACTTCCCTGGCTCTCCACGTGATTTAAGCAATCCGTTATCGCATAAGCCCCAAAAGGAGGTACCAGTTCTTGATCATAGAAATGTATCTGCACTGGGGCATAAAAGGCTTGTTTCTATATCGAGCACAAACTCGAGTTCCTCTGACAAGTCATCTTCTTCTGCATCGGCTGCTTCATATCAGGGAATGCTGcagtgtacgtggaatgatgGGTTACCGCACCATGTTTTCAGCGTCGATGATAAGAACGAGGTTTATGTAGCCAACTTGTTGAGAGTCGAGTCTTTGGAATCCAAGGTTTTGGATTATGTCTACACTTTCCATTCAAGTAAAAAAGGCAAGAAAGACTGTGATATTCAAGAACTCGAGCTGGAACTTGTCGGCAAGATGCGCGTTTCTACTTCAATCACATTGTGTTCAAATAATTCAGAAGTCCGGGAGACTCAGTTTGTTCTGTCAGTTTCCAGTGATGATCCAACAGGGGAGCTTCAAGTCTCGACTCATGTCCAACGGAAGAATAAGAGATTGACAAGTAAGGTGGTCAATGCTCTCCTGCCCAGCCACTCTTATAAACGAAGATCATCTTCGAAATTTTGGGGGTCAAGTGCTATTTTTGAAGATGCTCCTTGGGAGCCATCTGCAGACATGCGTAACAGTGTCGATTGGGTCAAGGCCAGAGCAGAAAACATTTATTTCCTGAATCTTGAGTTGGCTGCCATTATCGTAAAAGACATCTGCAAGAACCGTGAGGAGGCTGACGTAGGAGGATGGGGGCTGAAATTCCTCAGAAAATCAGGGAATGATGCTTCTCTAGAAACTTCCGTACCTTCCAAATGCTCCCGAGATGATGGGGAATGCGCAACGAGCATAGACGTTCTAATTCCTGCAGGCCTTCACGGTGGACCAAGAACAAGAATCGGTGGCCCTTCAAGTCTTACTGAGAGGTGGATCTCTGGTGGCCGTTGCGATTGCGGTGGCTGGGATATCGGCTGCCCAATAACAGTTCTCAACATCAGGTCAAGTAGTGCGGATTCTTCATCTGAGATGGCTGATTCAGGGGAATGCAAGTCCACTGATCTCTTCATTCAG GGTTCAAAACAAGAAGTACCAGCATTGAAAATGGTGAATATCCACGAGGGTTTGTACTACATCCATTTCCAATCAACTCTGTCGACACTGCAGTCTTTTGCTATTACTGCTGCTATTATTCATTCTCGTAGTCCCCTTCTTCGATCAAAAGTGTACAGGAG CGACGGAGCTGAAAACCCATTTAAATGA